From a region of the Mycoplasma miroungigenitalium genome:
- a CDS encoding MBL fold metallo-hydrolase, with product MSKLFSYGSSSKGNCYLITFDDIFSTSIVLDAGINVLRNKQDSNRVAFQRCDYIFISHEHIDHSKYLKSFLDYCLSAKCVISSGAWNELKKQTPALKSNSHRVDIIDPQSDKVVSLANSPLIIKVLKVLHNSLGNNGYQIFNTETDTGVLYITDCGSFNPEQLDDYILQKTTLFMIESNHLANMPVIDFKTQVQTSDFGHFNNEQAIKLVNYIEERIGRDIKEQVVWLHTSPSEFEKLKQSDTFGKRLKSQGLECVEF from the coding sequence ATGAGTAAGCTATTTAGTTATGGTTCGAGTTCAAAAGGCAATTGTTATTTAATAACTTTCGATGATATTTTTAGCACTTCAATAGTGTTAGACGCTGGGATTAACGTGCTTAGAAATAAACAAGATTCTAATAGAGTAGCATTTCAAAGGTGTGATTACATCTTTATTAGTCACGAACATATTGACCATTCTAAATATTTGAAGTCGTTTCTGGATTATTGTCTGAGTGCTAAATGTGTAATTAGTTCAGGTGCTTGAAATGAGTTAAAAAAGCAGACACCGGCATTAAAATCTAACTCCCATAGAGTCGACATTATTGACCCGCAAAGCGACAAAGTAGTCAGTCTAGCAAATTCTCCATTAATTATTAAAGTTTTAAAAGTTTTACATAATTCTCTTGGAAATAATGGATATCAAATCTTTAACACAGAGACAGATACTGGAGTGCTTTATATCACTGATTGTGGGAGTTTCAACCCCGAGCAACTTGACGACTATATCTTACAAAAAACGACATTATTTATGATTGAAAGTAACCACTTAGCAAATATGCCTGTCATTGACTTTAAAACACAAGTGCAAACGTCAGACTTTGGTCACTTCAATAACGAGCAAGCAATTAAGTTAGTTAATTATATTGAAGAAAGAATTGGTCGAGATATCAAAGAGCAAGTTGTATGACTTCATACATCGCCTAGCGAGTTCGAAAAACTAAAACAAAGTGACACATTCGGGAAAAGATTAAAAAGTCAAGGTTTGGAGTGCGTTGAGTTTTAA
- a CDS encoding HNH endonuclease → MINWTTPYNSTEWIKLRDEHLNNQPYCVKCSTTLRLQVDHIIPHNNRIDLFLDHNNLQTLCISHHAEKTNQLRFLRDYKVKDYSINIKLGQHRGISLNQVKYLKEQASQYMRHANSYDFYVIETSLNFSTAQNLINLLCEFFKRVNFMSFNIFISDGDKFNIRQFFKDSVLN, encoded by the coding sequence ATGATAAATTGAACTACTCCTTATAACTCGACTGAATGAATTAAACTGCGTGATGAACACCTTAATAACCAACCTTATTGCGTTAAATGTTCAACCACATTAAGACTTCAAGTCGACCATATAATTCCACACAACAATCGAATTGACTTATTTCTCGACCATAATAACTTACAAACTTTATGCATTTCGCATCACGCTGAAAAGACTAATCAGTTGCGGTTTTTGAGGGATTATAAAGTCAAAGATTATTCGATTAATATCAAATTAGGTCAACATCGAGGTATTAGTTTAAATCAAGTTAAATATCTCAAAGAGCAAGCTAGTCAATATATGCGTCATGCTAATTCATATGACTTTTATGTAATTGAAACCTCACTTAACTTTTCAACCGCTCAAAATTTGATTAACTTGCTTTGTGAGTTTTTTAAAAGAGTTAATTTTATGAGTTTTAATATATTTATCAGCGATGGCGATAAGTTTAATATTCGCCAGTTTTTTAAAGATTCAGTTTTAAATTAA
- a CDS encoding SNF2-related protein encodes MTKQLYEYQKQAVAKALSHDRFLLALDMGLGKTLCACTWLLNVIKSQQDSKINSVIVCDSIKLSDWKNELIDVGIENVKVVDKVKSLKEFKDFDKQRGLVYVISYGKLTNALGSDKELMTSDFNLIIDESQALKNKSSKRTLRLLSRSKYIKKLLLLSGDPISTGYVNLWPQMKILQSFVDGFSYWDFERSFCKVETSYGQHGSFKSINGYKNTDELMQILYKKAYFLKTEEVQELPKKRTFQVETQPSSYYKKVEKGNSLITSNFNFTSDSIIKQYHGLRQLASGVIKDDSGQFQLIDNGKLDRLKDLIESSTYNFTLFYNYRAEAYYIKELCKSLDINVFEINGKHNDLEKVLNCVERFIVLIHYASGARGVDGLQFKVFNQIYYSPPNSGEMFRQSLKRVHRIGQSKCVNYYFFHNKNTIETHVYECLKQHKDYSIELFKHYLNERRNE; translated from the coding sequence ATGACTAAACAACTTTATGAATATCAAAAACAAGCAGTCGCTAAAGCGCTTAGTCACGACCGGTTCTTGTTAGCACTTGATATGGGGTTGGGTAAAACATTATGTGCGTGCACTTGACTGCTTAATGTGATTAAGTCCCAACAAGATTCAAAAATTAACAGCGTGATTGTGTGCGACAGTATTAAACTAAGCGACTGAAAAAATGAATTAATAGACGTTGGAATTGAAAACGTCAAAGTTGTCGATAAAGTAAAATCACTTAAAGAATTTAAAGACTTCGATAAGCAAAGGGGACTTGTCTACGTTATTAGTTACGGGAAATTAACGAACGCATTAGGAAGCGATAAAGAGTTAATGACTTCAGACTTCAACTTAATAATAGATGAGTCACAAGCACTTAAGAACAAAAGTTCAAAGCGGACGCTTAGATTACTTTCACGAAGTAAATATATTAAGAAATTATTGCTTTTAAGTGGCGACCCGATTTCGACTGGTTATGTAAATTTATGACCTCAGATGAAAATATTGCAAAGTTTTGTTGACGGTTTTAGTTATTGAGATTTTGAGCGGTCGTTTTGTAAAGTTGAAACAAGCTATGGACAACATGGAAGTTTTAAAAGCATCAACGGTTACAAAAACACAGATGAGTTAATGCAAATATTGTATAAAAAAGCTTATTTTTTAAAGACAGAAGAAGTTCAAGAATTACCGAAAAAAAGAACGTTTCAAGTTGAAACGCAACCCAGTAGTTATTATAAAAAAGTCGAAAAGGGTAACTCTTTGATTACTTCAAACTTCAATTTTACAAGCGACTCAATTATTAAACAATATCACGGATTAAGACAACTGGCAAGCGGTGTAATTAAAGACGATTCGGGACAATTTCAACTTATTGATAACGGCAAACTTGACCGTTTAAAAGACTTAATAGAATCAAGCACTTACAACTTTACGCTATTTTATAACTATCGAGCCGAAGCTTATTACATTAAAGAATTGTGTAAAAGTTTAGACATTAACGTCTTTGAAATTAACGGTAAACATAATGACTTGGAAAAGGTGCTTAATTGCGTCGAACGTTTTATTGTATTAATTCATTATGCATCTGGTGCGAGAGGTGTTGATGGCTTACAGTTTAAGGTATTTAATCAGATTTATTACTCGCCGCCAAACTCCGGTGAAATGTTTAGACAAAGCCTTAAAAGAGTACATAGAATCGGACAATCAAAATGCGTAAATTATTACTTTTTTCACAACAAAAATACAATTGAGACTCATGTCTATGAGTGCTTAAAACAACATAAAGATTACAGTATTGAACTTTTCAAACATTATTTAAATGAAAGGAGAAATGAATAA